Proteins encoded together in one Impatiens glandulifera chromosome 1, dImpGla2.1, whole genome shotgun sequence window:
- the LOC124920584 gene encoding uncharacterized protein LOC124920584 isoform X1, producing the protein MEDPCNVQSEDNKSLPDKNKKRKLKTPTQIEALERFYVDHKYPTEQMKAQLAESIGLMEKQVSGWFCHRRLKDKRSLGGETCDNVRQDRLSGIVIQDHASGHSQDSCGSSKEGDNNNHFDLKEAESKRFIGFGRHKEEEEEETDLDDTSSGDSIPVQKRYLPRDQQQPYMNVENSKYLAMMCSRNIVPADSKQLQVKKTRPSGYLKLKAPVENPAITAVKRQLGRHYLVDGPPLGVEFDSIPPDAFDSPTPDHIMNKSEFIGTNEQFESGMRHGAYNCRTNSQNLDVDGLRSKFILGPDPREYYSSSTISPFPNKSSSEHMHEDYSGEMSPYDDRILTKHSVPRNYARAYKHRTSAETESSFCKSYEQNTEAAQAKHLFTHNMEDRKASRSIDKVQESNAKYYHSALAVQPQREKKVMTRVQDEPPEYQNTRKAPQVEMPVWTNQLKSDFTRSAIDHVPSSLSDDETATTPSTSSSEED; encoded by the exons ATGGAAG ATCCATGTAATGTACAGTCCGAAGATAATAAATCTCTTCCagataaaaacaagaaaaggaAACTAAAGACCCCGACCCAAATAGAGGCATTGGAGAGATTCTATGTTG ATCATAAGTACCCAACTGAACAGATGAAAGCTCAATTAGCTGAATCCATTGGTTTGATGGAAAAACAAGTTTCAGGATGGTTCTGCCACAGAAGATTGAAAGACAAGAGATCGTTAGGTGGTGAAACATGTGATAATGTGAGACAAGATCGTTTGAGTGGCATTGTTATTCAGGATCATGCAAGTGGACATAGTCAGGATTCTTGTGGTAGTAGTAAAGAAGGGGATAATAATAACCACTTTGATCTCAAAGAGGCAGAAAGCAAAAGATTTATTGGATTTGGTCGtcacaaagaagaagaagaagaagagaccGACTTAGATGATACATCTTCTGGAGATAGCATTCCTGTCCAGAAAAGATACTTACCCAGAGATCAGCAGCAACCTTATATGAATGTGGAAAATTCAAAATATCTAGCGATGATGTGCAGCAGGAACATTGTTCCTGCAGATTCAAAGCAGTTGCAAGTGAAGAAGACTAGACCGTCTGGTTATTTAAAACTGAAGGCTCCGGTTGAGAATCCTGCTATAACCGCTGTTAAGAGGCAACTGGGTAGACATTATCTTGTCGATGGACCACCTTTAGGGGTTGAATTTGATTCCATTCCTCCTGATGCATTTGATTCTCCAACTCCAGATCACATCATGAACAAATCTGAATTTATTGGAACCAACGAACAATTTGAGTCTGGCATG AGACATGGGGCATACAATTGCAGGACAAACTCACAAAACCTGGATGTAGATGGGCTAAGATCCAAATTCATTCTAGGGCCTGATCCTCGGGAATATTACTCCAGCTCAACCATTAGTCCATTTCCAAACAAAAGTTCGTCAGAACATATGCATGAAGATTATTCTGGAGAAATGTCTCCATATGATGATAGAATATTGACCAAACATTCTGTACCCAGAAACTATGCTCGGGCTTATAAACACAGAACAAGTGCAGAAACAGAATCCTCTTTCTGCAAATCTTATGAACAAAACACTGAGGCTGCCCAAGCTAAGCATTTGTTTACTCATAATATGGAGGATAGAAAGGCTTCTAGAAGCATAGATAAG GTGCAGGAAAGTAATGCAAAGTATTACCATTCAGCCTTGGCAGTTCAGCCACAGAGAGAAAAGAaa GTTATGACAAGAGTCCAAGATGAACCGCCAGAGTATCAGAACACAAGAAAAGCACCACAAGTTGAGATGCCAGTCTGGACCAATCAGCTGAAAAG TGATTTCACCAGATCTGCTATTGACCATGTGCCATCTAGTTTAAGTGACGATGAAACTGCAACGACACCTTCTACTTCTTCTTCAGAGGAGGATTGA
- the LOC124920584 gene encoding uncharacterized protein LOC124920584 isoform X2 has translation MEDPCNVQSEDNKSLPDKNKKRKLKTPTQIEALERFYVDHKYPTEQMKAQLAESIGLMEKQVSGWFCHRRLKDKRSLGGETCDNVRQDRLSGIVIQDHASGHSQDSCGSSKEGDNNNHFDLKEAESKRFIGFGRHKEEEEEETDLDDTSSGDSIPVQKRYLPRDQQQPYMNVENSKYLAMMCSRNIVPADSKQLQVKKTRPSGYLKLKAPVENPAITAVKRQLGRHYLVDGPPLGVEFDSIPPDAFDSPTPDHIMNKSEFIGTNEQFESGMRHGAYNCRTNSQNLDVDGLRSKFILGPDPREYYSSSTISPFPNKSSSEHMHEDYSGEMSPYDDRILTKHSVPRNYARAYKHRTSAETESSFCKSYEQNTEAAQAKHLFTHNMEDRKASRSIDKESNAKYYHSALAVQPQREKKVMTRVQDEPPEYQNTRKAPQVEMPVWTNQLKSDFTRSAIDHVPSSLSDDETATTPSTSSSEED, from the exons ATGGAAG ATCCATGTAATGTACAGTCCGAAGATAATAAATCTCTTCCagataaaaacaagaaaaggaAACTAAAGACCCCGACCCAAATAGAGGCATTGGAGAGATTCTATGTTG ATCATAAGTACCCAACTGAACAGATGAAAGCTCAATTAGCTGAATCCATTGGTTTGATGGAAAAACAAGTTTCAGGATGGTTCTGCCACAGAAGATTGAAAGACAAGAGATCGTTAGGTGGTGAAACATGTGATAATGTGAGACAAGATCGTTTGAGTGGCATTGTTATTCAGGATCATGCAAGTGGACATAGTCAGGATTCTTGTGGTAGTAGTAAAGAAGGGGATAATAATAACCACTTTGATCTCAAAGAGGCAGAAAGCAAAAGATTTATTGGATTTGGTCGtcacaaagaagaagaagaagaagagaccGACTTAGATGATACATCTTCTGGAGATAGCATTCCTGTCCAGAAAAGATACTTACCCAGAGATCAGCAGCAACCTTATATGAATGTGGAAAATTCAAAATATCTAGCGATGATGTGCAGCAGGAACATTGTTCCTGCAGATTCAAAGCAGTTGCAAGTGAAGAAGACTAGACCGTCTGGTTATTTAAAACTGAAGGCTCCGGTTGAGAATCCTGCTATAACCGCTGTTAAGAGGCAACTGGGTAGACATTATCTTGTCGATGGACCACCTTTAGGGGTTGAATTTGATTCCATTCCTCCTGATGCATTTGATTCTCCAACTCCAGATCACATCATGAACAAATCTGAATTTATTGGAACCAACGAACAATTTGAGTCTGGCATG AGACATGGGGCATACAATTGCAGGACAAACTCACAAAACCTGGATGTAGATGGGCTAAGATCCAAATTCATTCTAGGGCCTGATCCTCGGGAATATTACTCCAGCTCAACCATTAGTCCATTTCCAAACAAAAGTTCGTCAGAACATATGCATGAAGATTATTCTGGAGAAATGTCTCCATATGATGATAGAATATTGACCAAACATTCTGTACCCAGAAACTATGCTCGGGCTTATAAACACAGAACAAGTGCAGAAACAGAATCCTCTTTCTGCAAATCTTATGAACAAAACACTGAGGCTGCCCAAGCTAAGCATTTGTTTACTCATAATATGGAGGATAGAAAGGCTTCTAGAAGCATAGATAAG GAAAGTAATGCAAAGTATTACCATTCAGCCTTGGCAGTTCAGCCACAGAGAGAAAAGAaa GTTATGACAAGAGTCCAAGATGAACCGCCAGAGTATCAGAACACAAGAAAAGCACCACAAGTTGAGATGCCAGTCTGGACCAATCAGCTGAAAAG TGATTTCACCAGATCTGCTATTGACCATGTGCCATCTAGTTTAAGTGACGATGAAACTGCAACGACACCTTCTACTTCTTCTTCAGAGGAGGATTGA